In the Nerophis ophidion isolate RoL-2023_Sa linkage group LG01, RoL_Noph_v1.0, whole genome shotgun sequence genome, one interval contains:
- the LOC133554031 gene encoding oocyte zinc finger protein XlCOF6.1-like, which translates to MDDYCYAKMATSCQREHERQSETSSKSPTEIKTKDEDVQQLIGHLEELLPQSPAGSSTFKQDTPQPPCIKKEEEELCITQEGECLLGREEADYTKLPPTVVSVKTEDDEEKPQVDNLLAPLSDSEAEDEVEVTLSSDADCEGDMRTYTDNKHSESSEKKSGKTRISCSVCAKIFTKKSQLTKHMRTHTGDKPFNCSVCGRNFSQNGSLTQHMRTHTGEKPFHCSVCRKSFSHKSNLMEHMRTHTGDKPFNCSVCGKSFTQSGSLTQHMRTHTGEKPFSCSVCGKRLSHSGRLIPHMRTHTGEKPFSCSVCGQSFSQNGSLTQHMRTHTGEKPFSCSVCGKNVTNSSHLTSHMRTHTGEKPFNCTVCGRSFSQKCSVTQHMRTHAGEKTYSCSVCGKKFHRNADAVKHLSTHKGEQPMSS; encoded by the coding sequence acgtccagcagctgattgGTCATCTGGAAGAACTTCTCCCTCAATCGCCCGCTGGGAGCTCTACTTTCAAGCAGGACactccacaaccaccctgcattaaaaaggaagaggaggaactctgcatcactcaggagggagagtgtcttctaggacgagaggaagctgattacaccaagttgccaccgactgttgtctctgtgaagactgaagatgatgaagagaaaccacaagtagacaacctcttagctccactctCGGATAGTGAGGCTGAAGATGAGGTTGAAGTGACTTTGAGCAGTGAtgcagactgtgaaggtgatatgaggacttACACTGACAACAAACATTCTGAATCCTCTGAAAAGAAAAGCGGTAAAACACGCATAAGCTGCTCAGTTTGTGCTAAAATCTTTACCAAGAAAAGCCAACTGACTAAACACATGAGAACCCACACAGGCGAtaaaccatttaattgttcagtttgtggtagaAACTTTTCCCAAAATGGcagtttgactcaacacatgagaacgcacacgggaGAGAAGCCGTTCCATTGTTCAGTTTGTAGGAAAAGCTTTTCTCACAAGAGTAATTTAAtggaacacatgagaacacacaccggagacaAGCCTTTTAATTGTTCGGTTTGCGGTAAAAGCTTTACTCAAAGTGGCAGTCTGACgcaacacatgagaacgcacactggagaaaaaccatttagttgttcagtttgcggGAAACGCCTGTCCCATAGTGGCCGTTTGATTccgcacatgagaacgcacacaggagaaaaaccgtttagttgttcagtttgtggtcaAAGCTTTTCCCAAAACGGCAGTTTGACccaacacatgagaacgcacactggagaaaaaccatttagttgttcagtttgcggCAAAAACGTAACCAACAGCAGTCACTTGACttcgcacatgagaacacatacgggagaaaaaccatttaattgtacAGTTTGCGGTAGAAGCTTTTCTCAGAAATGCAGTGTGACTCAGCACATGAGGACGCACGCTGGAGAAAAAACATAtagttgttcagtttgcggtAAAAAATTCCATCGCAATGCAGATGCAGTAAAACACTTAAGTACACACAAGGGAGAGCAACCAATGAGCTCTTAA
- the LOC133556018 gene encoding uncharacterized protein LOC133556018 isoform X2: MDDYCYAKMVTSCQREHERQSETSSKSSTEIKTKDEDIQQLVSHPEELAPHSPVGSSNLKQETPQPPCIKEEEEELWITQEGECLLGLHEADLTKLPLTVVSVKIEDDDEKPQVDNLLAPLSDSEAEDEVELTLTSDTDCEGDKRTQTDNKHSKCPKKRKGVLMTSEGAELCARLR, encoded by the exons atggacgactactgctatgctaagatggtgacgtcatgtcaaagagaacaTGAAAGACAATCAGAAACTTCCAGCAAATCATCAACGGAGATAAAGACCAAAGATGAAG acatCCAGCAGCTGGTTAGTCATCCAGAAGAACTTGCCCCTCATTCGCCGGTGGGGAGCTCGAatttgaagcaggagactccacaaccaccctgtattaaagaggaggaggaggaactctggatcactcaggagggagagtgtcttctaggactgCATGAGGCCGATCTCACCAAGTTGCCACTGACCGTCGTCTCTGTGAAGATTGAAGATGATGAcgagaaaccacaagtagacaacctcttagctccactatcagatagtgaggctgaagacgaggttgaaCTAACTTTAaccagcgatacagactgtgaggGTGATAAGAGGACTCaaactgacaacaaacactctaaATGCCCTAAAAAAAGGAAAG GAGTGCTCATGActtcagagggggcggagctatgtgccCGGTTAAGATAG
- the LOC133556018 gene encoding gastrula zinc finger protein XlCGF8.2DB-like isoform X1, translating into MDDYCYAKMVTSCQREHERQSETSSKSSTEIKTKDEDIQQLVSHPEELAPHSPVGSSNLKQETPQPPCIKEEEEELWITQEGECLLGLHEADLTKLPLTVVSVKIEDDDEKPQVDNLLAPLSDSEAEDEVELTLTSDTDCEGDKRTQTDNKHSKCPKKRKGKQCLTCSVCGKSFSQKGHLIRHSRTHTGEKPFDCSICGKRFTQKSNLIPHMTTHTGEKPFHCSVCAKRFTQKSSLTQHMKTHTGEKTCNCSDCGKSFSQRSNLIQHMRTHTGEKPFNCSVCDRNFPHKTNLIHHMKTHTGEKPYECSVCGRLFSYKGNLIQHIKLHTEGKSFNCSVCGKIFARKCKLTQHLRTHTGIQII; encoded by the exons atggacgactactgctatgctaagatggtgacgtcatgtcaaagagaacaTGAAAGACAATCAGAAACTTCCAGCAAATCATCAACGGAGATAAAGACCAAAGATGAAG acatCCAGCAGCTGGTTAGTCATCCAGAAGAACTTGCCCCTCATTCGCCGGTGGGGAGCTCGAatttgaagcaggagactccacaaccaccctgtattaaagaggaggaggaggaactctggatcactcaggagggagagtgtcttctaggactgCATGAGGCCGATCTCACCAAGTTGCCACTGACCGTCGTCTCTGTGAAGATTGAAGATGATGAcgagaaaccacaagtagacaacctcttagctccactatcagatagtgaggctgaagacgaggttgaaCTAACTTTAaccagcgatacagactgtgaggGTGATAAGAGGACTCaaactgacaacaaacactctaaATGCCCTAAAAAAAGGAAAGGTAAACAATGTTTGACCTGCTCGGTTTGTggtaaaagcttttctcaaaaggGCCATTTGATTCGACACTcgagaacgcacacaggagaaaaaccatttgATTGTTCAATTTGTGGCAAACGCTTTACTCAAAAAAGCAATTTGATTCCACACATGACAACGCACACAGGAGAGAAGCCGTTCCACTGCTCAGTTTGTGCGAAAAGGTTTACTCAAAAGAGtagtttgactcaacacatgaaaacacacacaggagaaaaaacatgTAATTGTTCAGATTGCGGTAAAAGTTTTTCTCAAAGAAGTAATTTGATccaacacatgagaacgcacacgggagaaaagccttttaattgttcagtttgtgataGAAACTTTCCGCATAAAACCAATTTGATTcaccacatgaaaacacacaccggagaaaaaccataTGAATGTTCAGTTTGCGGGAGACTCTTTTCTTATAAAGGCAATTTGATTCAACACATTAAATTACACACGGAAGGAAAATCATTTAATTGCTCGGTTTGTGGAAAAATATTTGCCAGAAAATGCAAATTGACTCAACacttgagaacacacacaggaataCAAATCATTTAA